The Chanos chanos chromosome 16, fChaCha1.1, whole genome shotgun sequence genome has a window encoding:
- the LOC115829799 gene encoding chymotrypsin-like protease CTRL-1, whose product MTKHYLDACNRQLTQFESNPNEVSRGVSQIISHPDYNSATSDNDIALLRLSASVNFTDFIRPVCLAAANSTFYNGTDSWYDGGAPMMSKPGSRWIQSGVFITTFRCLSRPSVFTRVSQYQDWINSHITTDQPGFVTFTSSGTDGDLSVSCSIVPPITTNVTTTVSTAPTATTNIMYE is encoded by the exons ATGACTAAACATTATCTGGATGCTTGTAACAGGCAGCTGACACAG TTCGAATCCAACCCAAATGAGGTGTCAAGAGGTGTGTCTCAGATCATCAGTCACCCTGACTATAACTCTGCCACCAGTGACAATGACATTGCTCTGCTGCGTCTCAGCGCGTCTGTAAATTTCACTGACTTTATCAGACCAGTTTGTCTGGCTGCAGCAAACAGCACCTTCTACAATGGCACTGACAGCTGG TATGACGGAGGAGCTCCAATGATGAGCAAACCGGGATCTCGCTGGATACAGTCAGGCGTTTTCATCACTACATTCCGTTGTTTGTCACGCCCATCTGTATTTACCAGAGTGTCCCAGTACCAAGACTGGATCAACTCTCACATCACCACTGACCAGCCCGGCTTTGTCACATTTACCTCCAGCGGCACTGATGGGGATTTGAGTGTGAGCTGCAGTATTGTGCCTCCAATCACCACCAATGTGACCACCACTGTCAGTACTGCCCCCactgccaccact AATATAATGTATGAATGA